From Enterococcus wangshanyuanii, the proteins below share one genomic window:
- a CDS encoding oxaloacetate decarboxylase subunit alpha codes for MTKEILFTETVLRDGQQSQIATRMPTSDMLPIIQTLDEAGFHALEMWGGATFDACIRFLNEDPWERLRAIRKAVKHTKLQMLLRGQNLLGYKNYADDVVEAFVQKSIENGIDIIRVFDALNDTRNLQTSIEATKKYGGHCQPAISYTTSEFHTIDYFVNLTTELEKMGADSICIKDMAGILTPDDAYRLVTEIKSNIQVPLEVHTHATSGIAEMTYLKAVEAGADIIDTAISSFSGGTSQPATESMALALENLGYDTHLNMNKVAEIADYFNPIRDSFREEGLLNPKVKDTEPKTLLYKVPGGMLSNLLSQLTEQGLVDKYEEVLKEVPKVRADLGYPPLVTPLSQMVGTQAVMNVISGERYKIVPKEIKDYVKGLYGKPPVAISEEMTKLIIGDEEVITVRPADLLTPEMSTYEAEIKEYAKSTEDVLMYALFPQQGKDFLGRREDRFYDIPIQEVTVTLDI; via the coding sequence ATGACAAAAGAAATACTTTTTACAGAAACCGTTCTGCGTGATGGGCAACAAAGCCAAATCGCTACACGGATGCCGACAAGTGATATGCTGCCAATTATCCAAACTTTGGATGAGGCTGGTTTTCATGCATTAGAGATGTGGGGCGGCGCGACTTTTGATGCGTGTATTCGCTTCTTGAACGAAGATCCGTGGGAACGATTACGAGCAATTAGAAAGGCCGTAAAACATACAAAATTACAAATGTTGTTAAGAGGACAAAATTTATTAGGGTATAAAAACTATGCAGATGATGTTGTTGAAGCCTTCGTACAAAAATCGATCGAAAACGGAATCGATATCATTCGCGTTTTTGATGCATTGAATGATACTAGAAATCTGCAAACATCGATTGAAGCGACAAAGAAATATGGTGGACACTGTCAGCCTGCAATTTCTTATACAACAAGTGAGTTTCATACAATCGACTATTTTGTGAATCTAACCACTGAACTTGAAAAAATGGGAGCAGATTCAATTTGTATTAAAGATATGGCAGGAATTCTGACACCAGATGATGCGTACCGTTTAGTAACAGAAATCAAAAGCAACATTCAAGTGCCTTTAGAAGTCCATACACATGCGACAAGCGGGATCGCTGAAATGACATACTTAAAAGCAGTTGAAGCGGGTGCAGATATTATCGATACAGCAATTTCCTCTTTCTCAGGAGGGACTAGCCAACCGGCAACAGAATCTATGGCTTTGGCTTTAGAAAATCTAGGCTATGATACACATTTAAATATGAATAAAGTTGCAGAAATCGCAGATTATTTTAATCCGATTCGCGATAGTTTTAGAGAAGAAGGCCTTTTGAATCCGAAGGTCAAAGATACAGAACCTAAAACATTACTTTATAAAGTACCTGGCGGCATGCTGTCTAATTTGTTGAGCCAATTAACAGAGCAAGGACTTGTTGATAAATATGAAGAAGTATTGAAAGAAGTACCGAAAGTCCGAGCTGACCTTGGATATCCGCCATTGGTAACGCCATTGTCACAAATGGTGGGAACGCAAGCGGTAATGAATGTTATTAGCGGTGAACGCTATAAAATAGTACCAAAAGAAATCAAAGATTATGTCAAAGGTTTATATGGGAAACCACCTGTAGCGATTTCTGAAGAAATGACTAAATTGATCATTGGAGACGAAGAAGTGATTACCGTTCGTCCTGCAGATTTACTAACACCTGAGATGTCGACGTATGAAGCAGAAATCAAGGAGTATGCGAAATCAACAGAAGATGTCTTGATGTATGCCTTATTCCCGCAGCAAGGAAAAGACTTTTTAGGTAGAAGAGAAGACCGTTTTTATGATATTCCGATTCAAGAAGTCACTGTGACATTGGATATTTAA
- the citX gene encoding citrate lyase holo-[acyl-carrier protein] synthase — translation MCRTYFEGEEVELIYMLDAREKRVSIQRELLGKHPHETLLSATMNIPGPVKTNEQLKAAFLTVIEAIDRLIPPEKRVARKYRDVKTGPEYYLVIRETPEGLKKQLIDLEENHPYGRLLDLDVLYQKEQQLLSISRTELGYPVRHCFICEDEAKICGRQRRHSIEEMQQAISQLIEKGKMK, via the coding sequence ATGTGTAGAACTTATTTTGAAGGTGAAGAAGTTGAACTGATCTATATGCTGGATGCAAGAGAAAAACGCGTATCGATTCAGCGTGAACTTTTAGGTAAGCATCCGCATGAAACATTGTTGAGTGCAACCATGAATATTCCTGGTCCTGTAAAAACGAATGAGCAACTCAAAGCCGCTTTTTTAACTGTCATTGAAGCAATCGATCGGCTGATTCCTCCTGAAAAAAGAGTTGCACGTAAATACCGTGACGTAAAAACAGGACCTGAATATTATTTGGTCATTAGAGAGACACCTGAAGGATTAAAAAAACAACTGATCGATTTAGAAGAGAACCATCCTTATGGTCGCTTGCTGGACTTAGATGTTCTCTATCAAAAAGAGCAACAACTACTTTCAATTAGTCGGACAGAGTTGGGTTATCCTGTGCGTCATTGTTTTATCTGTGAAGATGAAGCAAAGATTTGCGGGCGCCAACGACGTCATAGTATAGAAGAAATGCAGCAAGCAATTAGTCAACTCATTGAGAAAGGAAAGATGAAATGA
- the citF gene encoding citrate lyase subunit alpha encodes MKNNVGKEIPDNYAENYGVFSGEFTNIHEYKESSRTIQPVRPRDTKLLGSLREAIEKTGLKDGMTISFHHHFREGDFVMNMVLEEIAAMGIKNLSIAPSSIANVHEPLIDHIKNGVVTNITSSGLRDKVGAAISEGIMENPVVIRSHGGRARAIAAGDIHIDVAFLGAPSSDAYGNVNGTKGKATCGSLGYAMIDAKYADQVVIITDSLMPYPNTPISIPQTDVDFVVEVDAIGDPAGIAKGATRFTKNPKELLIAEYAAKVITHSPYYKAGFSFQTGTGGAALAVSRFLKEAMIKDGITASFALGGITNAMVELLEDGLVEKIIDVQDFDHPSAVSLGANDNHYEIDANMYASPLSKGSVINQLDTAILSALEIDTDFNVNVITGSDGVIRGASGGHSDTSAACKMSLVIAPLIRGRIPTIVEEVNTVVTPGSSIDVVVTEIGIAINPEREDLVKHFEGLDVPKFTIKELQEKAYSIVDRPEAIQYGEKVVALIEYRDGSIIDVVRNV; translated from the coding sequence ATGAAAAATAATGTAGGCAAAGAAATTCCAGATAATTATGCTGAAAATTATGGTGTGTTTTCCGGTGAGTTCACGAATATCCATGAATACAAAGAATCAAGCCGAACGATCCAGCCGGTTAGACCACGTGATACAAAATTACTTGGAAGCTTAAGAGAAGCGATTGAAAAAACAGGACTAAAAGACGGAATGACGATTTCATTTCATCACCATTTCCGTGAAGGTGATTTTGTCATGAATATGGTTTTAGAGGAAATCGCAGCAATGGGGATCAAGAACTTATCGATCGCACCAAGCTCGATCGCCAATGTTCATGAACCATTGATCGATCATATTAAAAATGGAGTCGTTACAAATATCACTTCCAGCGGTCTTCGTGATAAAGTTGGAGCAGCGATTTCAGAAGGTATTATGGAAAATCCAGTTGTTATTCGCTCTCATGGTGGTAGAGCCCGCGCAATTGCTGCAGGAGACATCCACATCGATGTTGCCTTTTTAGGTGCACCAAGCTCGGATGCGTATGGCAATGTCAATGGAACAAAAGGAAAGGCAACTTGTGGTTCTTTGGGTTACGCGATGATCGATGCGAAGTATGCTGATCAAGTAGTGATTATTACGGATAGCTTGATGCCATATCCGAATACACCGATCAGTATTCCGCAAACAGATGTCGATTTTGTTGTTGAAGTTGATGCGATCGGTGATCCAGCAGGGATCGCAAAAGGTGCTACTCGTTTTACTAAGAATCCTAAAGAACTTTTGATTGCAGAATATGCAGCGAAAGTAATCACTCATTCACCTTATTATAAAGCTGGTTTTTCATTCCAAACAGGAACAGGTGGAGCAGCATTAGCTGTATCTAGATTTTTAAAAGAAGCGATGATCAAAGATGGGATCACTGCAAGCTTTGCTTTAGGCGGTATCACGAATGCAATGGTCGAGTTGTTAGAAGACGGATTAGTAGAAAAAATCATTGATGTCCAAGATTTCGATCATCCATCAGCAGTATCATTGGGTGCTAATGACAATCATTATGAGATCGATGCAAATATGTACGCATCACCACTAAGTAAAGGATCTGTGATCAATCAACTCGATACAGCGATTCTTTCAGCGCTTGAAATCGATACGGATTTTAATGTCAATGTTATCACCGGCTCTGACGGTGTAATTCGCGGAGCATCTGGCGGACACTCAGATACAAGTGCTGCTTGTAAGATGAGCTTAGTTATTGCTCCTTTGATTCGCGGCAGAATACCGACGATCGTTGAGGAAGTCAACACGGTTGTTACACCAGGCAGCAGTATTGATGTTGTGGTAACAGAGATCGGTATTGCTATCAATCCAGAACGTGAGGATTTAGTGAAACATTTTGAAGGACTTGATGTGCCTAAATTTACAATAAAAGAACTGCAAGAAAAAGCATACAGTATCGTTGATCGTCCAGAAGCTATTCAATACGGAGAAAAAGTCGTTGCCTTGATCGAATACCGTGACGGTTCGATCATCGATGTGGTCAGAAATGTGTAG
- the citE gene encoding citrate (pro-3S)-lyase subunit beta, giving the protein MERLRRTMMFVPGANASMLRDATLYGADSLMFDLEDAVSLKEKDSARLLVYNALRTFDYSMVETVVRINGLDTVGHQDIEAMVLAGVDVIRLPKTETAQDIIDVDYVITEMETKYGIKIGTTKMMAAIESAEGVLNAREIAKASDRLIGIALGAEDYVTNMKTHRYPDGQELFFARSFILHSARAAGIAAIDTVYSDVDNTEGFLTEVEHIKQLGFDGKSVINPRQIPLVNSVYEPTAKEIQQAKEVIWGIREAEAKGSGVISVNGKMVDKPIVERAERVIALAIAAKLISEEEV; this is encoded by the coding sequence ATGGAACGCTTAAGAAGAACGATGATGTTTGTACCAGGAGCTAATGCCTCTATGCTTAGAGATGCTACTTTGTATGGAGCCGACTCATTGATGTTTGATTTGGAAGATGCTGTTTCGTTAAAGGAAAAAGACAGTGCACGTTTACTTGTCTACAATGCCTTGCGGACATTCGATTATTCAATGGTGGAGACCGTTGTGCGGATCAACGGCTTAGATACAGTTGGTCATCAGGATATCGAAGCAATGGTTTTAGCTGGCGTAGATGTCATTCGTTTACCTAAAACAGAAACGGCTCAAGATATCATCGATGTAGACTATGTTATCACCGAGATGGAAACGAAATATGGGATCAAAATCGGCACCACCAAAATGATGGCAGCGATCGAATCAGCGGAAGGTGTGCTGAATGCACGTGAAATCGCTAAAGCTAGCGACCGGCTGATCGGTATTGCATTAGGTGCAGAAGATTATGTGACGAATATGAAAACACATCGCTATCCTGATGGACAGGAACTATTTTTTGCTCGCAGCTTTATTCTGCATTCTGCCAGAGCGGCAGGAATTGCCGCAATCGATACGGTTTACTCAGATGTTGATAATACAGAAGGTTTCTTAACAGAAGTTGAACACATCAAACAACTAGGCTTTGATGGCAAATCAGTGATCAATCCACGCCAAATACCTTTAGTAAATAGTGTTTATGAACCAACTGCTAAAGAGATCCAACAAGCTAAAGAAGTGATCTGGGGCATCCGCGAAGCCGAAGCCAAAGGTTCTGGTGTTATTTCAGTCAACGGAAAAATGGTCGATAAACCGATCGTTGAACGAGCAGAACGTGTCATTGCTTTAGCGATCGCAGCAAAATTGATTTCTGAGGAGGAAGTCTAG
- the citD gene encoding citrate lyase acyl carrier protein, with protein sequence MEIKQNASAGTTESSDIMITIGKNSGQGILIELDSSVEKQFGRQIREKIQETLDKLSVTDAKVQAVDKGALDCTIQARTVAAVYRAAAEENVDWQVLNTWNA encoded by the coding sequence TTGGAAATCAAACAAAACGCATCTGCTGGAACAACTGAATCAAGCGATATCATGATTACAATTGGAAAAAATAGTGGACAAGGAATTCTAATTGAACTGGACAGCAGTGTTGAAAAACAATTTGGCCGTCAAATTCGTGAAAAAATACAGGAAACCTTGGATAAACTATCTGTTACTGACGCGAAGGTCCAGGCAGTTGATAAAGGTGCATTGGATTGTACGATTCAAGCTAGAACAGTAGCTGCAGTTTATCGAGCAGCTGCTGAAGAAAATGTAGACTGGCAGGTGTTAAATACATGGAACGCTTAA
- the citC gene encoding [citrate (pro-3S)-lyase] ligase produces the protein MNIRRIWLDRDPSGKQQWADFLVTAGLIPDEQLDYTIGIYDQEKLIGTGSIFRNILKCIAIDASYQNENLLSQIVQALRERLRDIGYQHYFLYTKPKTSRLFHSLGFTEITATTDLVFMEQGFPDFNDYLTELKKQQRKTKNNAAIVMNANPFTNGHLYLVTEAAKSVETVYLFVLSEERSLFDTKTRFELVKKGVSHLENVVVLPTREYMVSSATFPSYFLKDQAKASIAQVQAVLDATLFKEKIASALSISTRFVGEEPFSEVTEIYNQAMKKTFGSALKLVILPRKKSGEEVISASRVRALMDEKNYAAIKALVPPATFEVITKQKNK, from the coding sequence ATGAATATCAGAAGAATTTGGCTCGACCGAGATCCGTCAGGCAAACAGCAGTGGGCAGATTTTTTGGTAACTGCGGGTCTAATCCCTGATGAGCAGTTGGATTATACGATTGGGATCTACGATCAGGAAAAGCTGATCGGAACAGGATCGATCTTTAGGAATATTTTAAAATGTATAGCCATTGACGCTTCTTATCAAAATGAAAACCTGCTTTCTCAGATTGTTCAAGCGTTACGAGAACGACTGCGGGATATCGGCTATCAACATTATTTTTTGTATACAAAGCCAAAAACGAGTCGATTGTTTCATTCTTTAGGATTTACTGAAATCACGGCAACGACAGATTTAGTTTTTATGGAGCAGGGCTTTCCAGATTTTAATGACTATTTAACAGAGCTCAAAAAGCAGCAACGAAAGACAAAAAACAATGCAGCAATTGTCATGAATGCCAATCCGTTTACAAACGGTCATTTATATTTAGTGACAGAAGCTGCTAAAAGTGTTGAAACAGTTTATCTGTTTGTTTTGTCTGAGGAACGTTCGCTATTTGATACAAAAACACGTTTTGAACTGGTAAAAAAAGGAGTTAGTCACTTAGAAAATGTTGTTGTTTTACCGACGCGAGAGTACATGGTATCCAGTGCAACCTTTCCATCTTATTTTTTGAAGGATCAGGCAAAAGCTAGTATTGCACAAGTCCAGGCTGTTTTGGATGCCACGTTATTTAAAGAAAAAATTGCTTCTGCCCTGTCGATTTCTACTAGATTTGTGGGAGAGGAGCCCTTTTCTGAAGTAACAGAAATATATAATCAGGCGATGAAAAAGACCTTTGGATCTGCACTAAAACTAGTTATTTTACCAAGAAAAAAAAGTGGTGAAGAAGTGATCAGTGCCTCTAGAGTTCGTGCTTTAATGGATGAGAAAAATTATGCAGCGATCAAGGCTCTTGTTCCGCCTGCAACTTTTGAAGTAATAACCAAACAAAAAAATAAGTAA
- a CDS encoding OadG-related small transporter subunit has translation MSADLLKSLELLIFGWGGVFVVIFVIYFASSMLNKLFPPKK, from the coding sequence ATGTCAGCTGATTTACTAAAATCATTAGAGCTATTGATTTTTGGTTGGGGCGGCGTGTTTGTTGTCATTTTTGTGATCTATTTTGCGTCTTCGATGTTGAATAAATTATTTCCGCCAAAAAAGTAG